Proteins from one Geomonas agri genomic window:
- a CDS encoding cytochrome c3 family protein has protein sequence MVQVFTRLIPLLLLLALARPGFAAQGLAIDPATCLGCHGNKISAEAMANSVHGKNGCTSCHIEIVELAKHMKGEIKVGKVQCVRCHKKEAAEHAKSIHSEKGIGCAQCHTDMHSHTYWNKDKRRVIVKCTQCHKDERGFSQSVHGKGVLAGNQDSAACNDCHNLHEIKALGDPNSKENREFHTKVCLRCHADQKLVERNHISEVAVKSYMESYHGKNYRLGYPEKVAGCADCHTAHAILPSKDPKSSVNPANLVHTCSKCHAKGSMLFTKFYAHGEHNDREKYPILFYTFIAMTGLLVGTFTVFWIHTLLWMIRGFVENREKAAALEEGIILHHVPEGHKQYRRFRRVHVFMHLLVIISFLGLSLTGLPLKFSDQVWAKFLMDLYGGAPNAGFIHRICAGITFVYFAMALFMSVHFLFIRKDIKGNPLQRLFGPDSLCPNLRDISDVIGMVRWFFFKGPKPAFERWTYWEKFDFIAVFWGMFAIGGSGLMLWFPEFFGMFLPGWAFNVATIIHSDEALLATGFIFSVHFFNTHGRPEKFPMDFVIFNGQMSKHEFVEERGDQWARYEKEGITEKFAAKKSSGIFYDFCLKAFGFTALFTGITLLLLMIYAFMHPHH, from the coding sequence ATGGTTCAAGTCTTCACACGCCTCATCCCGCTGCTACTGCTCCTAGCACTAGCCCGGCCCGGTTTTGCCGCTCAGGGCCTGGCCATCGACCCGGCAACCTGCCTGGGCTGCCACGGCAACAAGATTTCCGCCGAGGCGATGGCCAACTCCGTACACGGCAAAAACGGTTGCACCAGCTGCCACATCGAGATCGTCGAACTCGCCAAGCACATGAAGGGCGAGATCAAGGTGGGCAAAGTACAGTGCGTTCGCTGCCACAAAAAGGAAGCGGCCGAGCACGCCAAGAGTATCCACAGCGAGAAGGGCATCGGGTGCGCACAGTGCCACACCGACATGCACAGCCACACCTACTGGAACAAGGACAAGCGTAGGGTAATCGTCAAGTGCACCCAGTGCCACAAGGACGAGCGCGGCTTCAGCCAGTCGGTACACGGCAAGGGCGTTCTTGCCGGGAACCAGGATTCGGCGGCTTGCAACGACTGCCACAACCTGCACGAGATCAAGGCCCTGGGCGATCCGAACTCCAAGGAAAACCGCGAGTTCCACACCAAGGTCTGCCTCCGCTGCCACGCTGACCAGAAACTGGTCGAGCGCAACCACATCTCCGAAGTCGCCGTCAAGAGCTACATGGAGAGCTACCACGGCAAGAACTACCGCCTGGGCTACCCGGAGAAGGTAGCAGGCTGCGCTGACTGCCACACCGCACACGCCATCCTGCCGTCCAAGGATCCCAAGTCCTCGGTCAACCCGGCTAACCTGGTCCATACCTGCTCCAAGTGCCACGCTAAAGGGAGCATGCTGTTCACCAAGTTCTACGCTCACGGTGAGCACAACGACCGCGAGAAGTATCCCATCCTGTTCTACACCTTCATCGCGATGACCGGCCTGCTGGTCGGTACCTTCACCGTCTTCTGGATTCACACCCTGCTCTGGATGATCCGCGGCTTCGTGGAGAACCGTGAGAAGGCAGCCGCTCTCGAAGAAGGCATCATTCTGCACCACGTACCCGAAGGGCACAAGCAGTACCGCCGCTTCAGAAGGGTCCACGTGTTCATGCACCTGCTGGTCATCATCAGCTTCCTGGGTCTCTCCCTCACCGGTCTGCCGCTGAAGTTCAGCGACCAGGTCTGGGCTAAGTTCCTCATGGATCTCTACGGCGGGGCCCCGAACGCAGGCTTCATCCACAGGATCTGCGCCGGCATCACCTTCGTCTACTTCGCAATGGCACTCTTTATGAGCGTCCACTTCCTGTTCATCAGGAAGGACATCAAGGGCAACCCGCTGCAGAGGCTCTTCGGACCTGACTCCCTCTGCCCGAACCTGCGCGACATCAGCGACGTAATCGGCATGGTCCGCTGGTTCTTCTTCAAAGGGCCGAAGCCGGCCTTCGAGAGATGGACCTACTGGGAGAAATTTGACTTCATCGCGGTCTTCTGGGGTATGTTCGCCATCGGTGGCTCCGGCCTGATGCTCTGGTTCCCCGAGTTCTTCGGCATGTTCCTGCCGGGTTGGGCGTTCAACGTGGCCACCATCATCCACTCCGATGAGGCGCTCCTGGCGACGGGCTTCATCTTCTCGGTCCACTTCTTCAACACCCACGGACGTCCGGAGAAGTTCCCGATGGACTTCGTCATCTTCAACGGCCAGATGTCCAAGCACGAGTTCGTCGAAGAGCGTGGCGATCAGTGGGCACGTTACGAGAAAGAAGGCATCACCGAGAAGTTCGCTGCCAAGAAGTCTTCCGGCATCTTCTACGACTTCTGCCTGAAAGCCTTCGGCTTCACCGCGCTGTTCACCGGCATCACGCTGCTCTTGCTGATGATCTACGCCTTCATGCACCCGCACCACTAA
- a CDS encoding FprA family A-type flavoprotein, translated as MSAAVELGKGLHWIGVKDPSLTVFDDLFPTQYGTTYNSYLVQGESHIAIIDTVKAKRFDEFLEKIRSITDPANVDYIVVNHSEPDHSGSLSQLLKHCPKATVVSSQAARTFLGNQIHVPFESRIVKDNDQIDLGGRTLRFIAAPFLHWPDTMFTLLEEDQVLFSCDAFGSHYSPEGLFADECPDFSGETRFYFDCIMRPFKERILQAVAKLDGVELKMLCPSHGPIHRSDARKAIELYQKWSQPKAAGRRVAIFYISPHGNTEQMAEAVAKGAGDAGVHVTLCHINHASVADIRDLMEECDGLIFGTPTINRDIPKPMWDVLAYLSTVSLKGNIGGVFGSYGWSGEACRMAEERLKSMNFKLPASLIRSPFMPKPEILAECEALGRAVAEEVLKK; from the coding sequence ATGTCCGCAGCAGTTGAACTTGGGAAGGGTCTCCACTGGATCGGGGTCAAGGATCCCAGCCTCACCGTCTTCGACGATCTCTTTCCCACCCAGTACGGAACCACCTACAACTCGTACCTGGTTCAGGGCGAGTCCCACATCGCCATCATCGACACCGTCAAGGCCAAGCGCTTCGACGAGTTCCTGGAAAAGATCCGTTCCATCACCGATCCGGCCAACGTCGACTACATCGTGGTGAACCATTCCGAGCCCGACCACTCGGGTTCGCTGTCCCAGCTCCTGAAGCACTGCCCGAAGGCGACCGTCGTCTCCAGCCAGGCCGCGCGCACCTTCCTGGGCAACCAGATCCACGTCCCGTTCGAGTCCCGTATCGTCAAGGACAACGACCAGATCGATCTGGGTGGGCGCACCCTGCGCTTCATCGCCGCTCCCTTCCTGCACTGGCCGGACACCATGTTCACCCTGCTGGAGGAGGACCAGGTGCTGTTCTCCTGCGACGCATTCGGCTCGCACTACTCCCCGGAAGGGCTCTTCGCCGACGAGTGCCCGGACTTCTCCGGCGAGACCCGCTTTTATTTCGACTGCATCATGCGTCCTTTCAAGGAGCGCATCCTGCAAGCGGTGGCGAAACTTGACGGCGTCGAGCTGAAGATGCTCTGCCCGAGCCACGGCCCGATCCACCGCAGCGACGCCAGGAAGGCCATCGAGCTGTACCAGAAGTGGTCCCAGCCCAAGGCCGCCGGTCGCCGGGTCGCCATCTTCTACATCTCCCCGCACGGCAACACCGAGCAGATGGCCGAGGCGGTGGCCAAGGGGGCCGGCGACGCCGGCGTCCACGTCACCCTGTGCCACATCAACCACGCCTCCGTGGCCGATATCCGCGACCTGATGGAAGAGTGCGACGGCCTCATATTCGGTACGCCGACCATCAACCGCGACATCCCGAAACCGATGTGGGACGTGCTGGCCTACCTCTCCACCGTGAGCCTCAAGGGGAACATCGGTGGGGTCTTCGGCAGCTACGGCTGGTCCGGCGAGGCGTGCCGCATGGCCGAGGAGCGGCTGAAGAGCATGAACTTCAAGCTGCCGGCATCGCTGATCCGCTCCCCCTTCATGCCCAAGCCCGAGATCCTTGCCGAGTGCGAGGCGCTGGGGCGCGCCGTGGCCGAAGAGGTCCTCAAGAAGTAG
- a CDS encoding HU family DNA-binding protein, whose protein sequence is MTKAELVEAVAKSANIPKAAAEKAVGAFISTVSGALKKGDRVTLVGFGSFEVASRQARTGRNPQTGKEIKIAEAKVPKFRPGKALKDAIATKKK, encoded by the coding sequence ATGACTAAAGCAGAACTGGTCGAAGCAGTGGCGAAGTCCGCAAACATCCCCAAGGCCGCAGCCGAGAAGGCCGTCGGTGCATTCATCTCCACCGTGAGCGGTGCGCTGAAGAAGGGCGACAGGGTAACCCTGGTGGGCTTCGGTAGCTTCGAAGTTGCCAGCCGTCAGGCTCGTACCGGCAGGAACCCGCAGACCGGCAAGGAGATCAAGATCGCCGAAGCCAAGGTGCCCAAGTTCCGCCCGGGTAAGGCCCTGAAGGACGCCATCGCAACCAAGAAGAAGTAG
- a CDS encoding DEAD/DEAH box helicase — protein sequence MSFETLNLSAPIMKAINACGYTEPTPIQAESIPLALSGRDLIGSAQTGTGKTASFVLPALERLLVPSPVRSKGPRILVLTPTRELAMQVVDAVRTYGKFMRVRCGAILGGMPYRDQMMLLSSPVDIIVATPGRLIDHLDRRSINFSRLEMLVLDEADRMLDMGFSEDVDRIAAAAPTERQTLLFTATMDDAMAKLAQRLLKDPVRVAVDVKQVTNLSIEQRLHVTDDMRHKNRILQHLVADASVTKAIIFSATKKDADQLAFELYSQGHAAAALHGDMSQGARNKTISNMRRGKVRLLVATDVAARGLDVSGISHVINFDLPKFAEDYVHRIGRTGRAGATGIAISFCSMNEVAYLDRIERLTGKPLPQHVIEGLEPTRPLRRNNGAPGARKGRPSFDPRKKGFAPKGRPSQGGRPGQTGRPGQASGRRDAQPVVEYRRGRGGAGN from the coding sequence ATGTCTTTTGAAACCCTGAACCTCTCCGCCCCCATCATGAAAGCAATCAACGCCTGCGGCTACACCGAGCCGACCCCGATCCAGGCCGAGTCGATCCCGCTGGCCCTTTCCGGTCGCGACCTGATCGGCAGCGCCCAGACCGGCACCGGCAAGACCGCGTCGTTCGTGCTCCCCGCGCTGGAGCGCCTGCTGGTGCCGTCCCCGGTGCGCAGCAAGGGGCCGCGCATCCTGGTGCTGACGCCGACCCGCGAACTGGCCATGCAGGTAGTTGACGCCGTCAGGACCTACGGCAAGTTCATGCGGGTGCGCTGCGGCGCCATTCTCGGGGGGATGCCCTACCGCGACCAGATGATGCTCCTGTCCAGCCCGGTCGACATTATCGTGGCTACGCCGGGGCGCCTGATCGATCACCTGGACCGCCGTTCCATCAACTTCTCGCGCCTGGAGATGCTGGTGCTGGACGAGGCGGACCGCATGCTGGACATGGGCTTCTCCGAGGACGTGGACCGCATCGCCGCCGCGGCCCCGACCGAGCGCCAGACCCTGCTCTTCACTGCCACCATGGACGACGCCATGGCCAAACTGGCCCAGCGCCTGTTGAAGGACCCGGTTCGTGTCGCGGTGGACGTGAAGCAGGTGACCAACCTCTCCATCGAGCAGCGCCTGCACGTGACCGACGACATGCGCCACAAGAACCGCATCCTGCAGCACCTGGTTGCCGACGCCAGCGTCACCAAGGCGATCATCTTTTCGGCCACCAAGAAGGACGCCGACCAGCTCGCTTTCGAGCTCTACTCGCAGGGGCACGCCGCCGCCGCACTGCACGGGGACATGTCGCAAGGGGCGCGTAACAAGACCATCTCCAACATGCGTCGTGGCAAGGTGCGCCTGCTGGTCGCCACCGACGTCGCCGCTCGCGGCCTGGACGTCTCCGGCATCAGTCACGTCATCAACTTCGACCTCCCCAAGTTCGCCGAGGACTACGTGCACAGGATTGGCAGGACCGGCCGCGCCGGTGCCACCGGCATCGCCATCTCGTTCTGCTCCATGAACGAGGTCGCCTACCTGGATCGTATCGAGCGCCTGACCGGCAAGCCGCTGCCCCAGCACGTTATCGAGGGGCTCGAGCCGACCCGCCCGCTGAGAAGAAACAACGGCGCCCCCGGCGCCCGCAAGGGTCGCCCCAGCTTCGACCCGCGCAAGAAAGGGTTCGCTCCCAAGGGCCGTCCTTCCCAGGGGGGACGTCCCGGCCAGACCGGGCGTCCGGGACAGGCTTCCGGCCGCCGCGACGCGCAGCCGGTGGTCGAGTACCGTCGCGGCAGGGGCGGCGCGGGAAACTAG
- the priA gene encoding replication restart helicase PriA yields MPTTSQHIVEVAIPLPLEGSFHYLVPERLSSAAQAGKRVLVPFGRRKVTGYLLGDADAPGAGELKEVLEILDEEPLFTLAELEFYRWIAGYYLHPLGEVIKMALPAGINLVSRYRCEQAEDGTPVLKEYLAGGKSVRTERVYTAVPDCSVRPRGKGLEILEYLMEVGECSGPQLRERFGACTAQLGRLVELGVARLSQREVYRDPFKAKEYGHDGPLPLNPAQAEALVKVSAALDSGEFSPFLLHGVTGSGKTEVYLQSIAVALAAGKSALVLVPEIALTPQLVGRFKRRFDCGIAVLHSGLSDGERFDEWRRIRRGEASIVIGARSALFAPLERVGVIVVDEEHEGSYKQSEGVRYNARDLALVRGKLGKAVVLLGSATPLVTSYHAAQTGRLGYLSLPDRVRDLPMPETRMLDARNHKGDIFLPELIEAMGENLDAGGQTLLFLNRRGFATYLVCETCGHVLRCPNCAVTLTYHRIKGKHVCHYCDFAMLPPSTCPDCQSGAITLLGRGTERVEDQVQKLLPDARVSRMDRDSTRGKGGHARVLKELEEGAVDILIGTQMIAKGHDFPGVTLVGVLSADASLNLPDFRSAERTFQLVTQVMGRAGRGDKPGRVLVQTLAPEHYALTHAVAHDYLGFYREEIAFREEVGYPPFAHLAALTFSAVAAGQGEVAADEAAALLRRIKREARLRVEVLGPVTAPLGKVRGRFRWQILLKGVERADLHRLLFHFRGGFSHPSTVRLTIDVDPVDML; encoded by the coding sequence ATGCCGACAACCAGCCAGCACATCGTAGAGGTCGCCATCCCCCTCCCCCTGGAGGGAAGCTTCCACTACCTGGTGCCCGAGCGCCTTTCGTCCGCTGCCCAGGCGGGCAAGCGCGTCTTGGTTCCCTTCGGCCGGCGCAAGGTGACCGGCTACCTGCTCGGCGACGCGGACGCGCCCGGCGCGGGTGAGTTAAAGGAAGTGCTGGAGATCCTCGACGAAGAGCCCCTCTTCACGTTGGCCGAGCTGGAGTTCTACCGCTGGATCGCCGGCTATTACCTGCACCCTTTGGGCGAGGTGATAAAGATGGCGCTTCCTGCCGGGATCAACCTGGTGAGCCGCTACCGTTGCGAGCAGGCCGAGGATGGCACCCCGGTACTCAAGGAGTACCTGGCCGGCGGCAAGAGCGTGCGCACCGAGCGAGTTTACACGGCGGTACCGGATTGCAGCGTCCGCCCGCGCGGCAAGGGTCTGGAGATCCTGGAATACCTCATGGAGGTTGGGGAGTGTTCCGGCCCGCAGCTCAGGGAGCGTTTCGGCGCCTGCACGGCGCAACTCGGGCGCCTGGTCGAGTTAGGGGTGGCGCGCCTTTCCCAGCGCGAGGTGTACCGTGATCCCTTCAAGGCCAAGGAGTACGGCCACGATGGTCCGCTCCCGCTCAACCCGGCCCAGGCAGAGGCACTGGTTAAAGTCTCCGCCGCGCTCGACTCCGGCGAGTTCTCACCCTTCCTGCTGCACGGGGTCACCGGTAGCGGCAAGACCGAGGTGTATCTTCAGTCGATCGCGGTCGCGCTGGCGGCGGGCAAGAGCGCGCTGGTGCTGGTCCCGGAGATCGCCCTGACGCCGCAGCTGGTGGGACGCTTCAAGCGTCGCTTCGACTGTGGCATCGCCGTGCTGCACTCCGGCCTCTCCGACGGGGAGCGATTCGACGAGTGGCGCCGCATCAGGCGCGGCGAGGCCTCCATCGTCATCGGTGCCCGCTCCGCCCTGTTCGCGCCGCTGGAGCGCGTCGGCGTTATCGTGGTCGACGAAGAACACGAGGGAAGCTACAAACAGTCCGAGGGAGTGCGCTACAACGCGCGCGACCTGGCGCTGGTGCGCGGCAAGCTGGGCAAAGCCGTGGTGCTTTTGGGTTCGGCGACGCCGCTCGTGACCAGCTACCACGCCGCCCAGACCGGGCGCCTCGGCTACCTGAGCCTCCCGGACCGGGTGCGCGACCTCCCCATGCCGGAAACGAGGATGCTGGACGCGCGCAACCACAAGGGGGACATCTTCCTCCCCGAACTTATCGAGGCAATGGGGGAAAACCTGGACGCCGGGGGGCAGACGCTGCTCTTCCTGAACCGGCGTGGCTTCGCCACCTACCTCGTCTGCGAGACCTGCGGCCACGTACTGCGCTGCCCCAACTGCGCGGTGACCCTCACCTACCACCGCATCAAGGGAAAGCACGTCTGCCACTACTGCGACTTCGCCATGCTCCCCCCGAGCACTTGTCCCGACTGCCAAAGCGGCGCCATCACCCTTTTAGGGCGCGGCACCGAGCGGGTCGAGGACCAGGTGCAGAAGCTCCTGCCGGATGCCCGCGTTTCCCGCATGGACCGCGACTCGACTCGCGGCAAGGGAGGGCACGCCCGGGTCCTCAAGGAGTTGGAGGAAGGGGCGGTGGATATCCTGATCGGGACCCAGATGATCGCCAAGGGGCATGACTTCCCCGGCGTCACCCTGGTCGGTGTCCTGTCCGCTGACGCCTCCTTGAACCTCCCTGACTTCCGTAGCGCCGAGCGCACCTTCCAACTGGTGACCCAGGTGATGGGGCGGGCCGGGCGTGGCGACAAGCCGGGCAGGGTTCTGGTGCAGACATTGGCGCCGGAGCATTACGCGCTCACCCACGCCGTGGCACACGATTACCTGGGGTTCTACCGTGAGGAGATCGCCTTCCGCGAGGAGGTGGGATACCCTCCCTTCGCGCACCTGGCGGCGTTGACTTTTTCGGCGGTGGCTGCGGGGCAGGGGGAGGTTGCCGCCGACGAGGCCGCGGCGCTGTTGCGCCGCATCAAGCGCGAGGCGCGGCTCCGGGTGGAGGTGCTCGGCCCGGTCACGGCCCCGCTGGGCAAGGTGCGCGGGCGCTTCCGGTGGCAGATTCTCTTGAAGGGGGTGGAGCGCGCCGACCTGCACCGGCTCCTGTTCCACTTCCGGGGCGGCTTCAGCCACCCCTCCACGGTCAGGCTCACCATCGACGTCGATCCGGTGGATATGCTGTAA